The following coding sequences are from one Formosa haliotis window:
- a CDS encoding DoxX family protein, whose protein sequence is MKTNSNIGLLILRLTTGGLMLFHGVAKLGHIDAVMHMLSNHGLPEFMAYGVYITELLAPLLIIIGFRTRLAALVFTFGMFFALFLAHSENLFALSKTGGLAIEMILLYAFGALALFFTGPGNYAVSKSNTWD, encoded by the coding sequence ATGAAAACAAATAGTAACATCGGATTATTAATTTTAAGACTTACCACTGGTGGCTTGATGCTGTTTCATGGGGTGGCAAAACTAGGTCATATAGACGCCGTAATGCATATGTTATCAAACCACGGTTTACCAGAATTCATGGCCTATGGCGTGTATATTACAGAATTGCTTGCACCCTTGCTTATTATTATCGGTTTTAGAACGCGATTAGCAGCTTTAGTTTTTACTTTTGGAATGTTCTTTGCCTTATTTTTAGCACATTCCGAAAATTTGTTCGCCTTATCTAAAACAGGAGGACTAGCCATAGAAATGATTTTATTGTATGCCTTTGGTGCATTAGCATTGTTTTTTACGGGGCCAGGAAACTATGCGGTGTCTAAATCGAATACTTGGGATTAG
- a CDS encoding ABC transporter permease yields MRLLNLFKIAYKAIVLNKVRTLLTMLGIIIGVASVIAMLAIGEGSKESIRTTISSMGSNMVTIRPGADDRSPARGSGGNVQTLTLKDFEVIKENSPLLSYITPVVNSGGQAINGNNNWPTTIYGVYPDFLNIKVVGLQSGSMFTDAEVKSASKVALIGQTVVDNVFPNGEDPVGKMIRFNNIPFKVIGVLEEKGENTFGQDQDDIVVAPFTTVQKRILAIDYLNQIMASAISEDDAPAAVEQVTELLRTQHKLLDSEDDDFTVRSMEELISTFSSTSEMLTILLVAVAGISLLIGGIGIMNIMYVSVKERTKEIGLRMAVGGKGSDILMQFLIEAILISITGGVLGVILGLGATVFIEKFLHWPTSVALYSIVISFAVCAITGIFFGWYPARKASALDPITALRYE; encoded by the coding sequence ATGAGACTATTAAATCTATTTAAAATTGCTTATAAAGCCATCGTGCTTAATAAAGTAAGAACCTTGTTAACGATGCTCGGAATTATAATTGGTGTTGCCTCTGTAATCGCCATGCTTGCCATTGGTGAAGGTTCTAAAGAAAGTATTAGAACCACTATTTCTAGTATGGGTTCCAATATGGTAACCATCCGTCCTGGAGCAGACGACCGAAGTCCGGCGAGAGGAAGCGGAGGGAATGTCCAAACTTTAACACTTAAAGATTTCGAGGTGATTAAGGAAAACAGTCCGTTGTTAAGCTATATCACGCCCGTGGTTAATAGTGGCGGACAAGCAATTAACGGTAATAACAACTGGCCTACCACCATTTATGGGGTGTATCCAGACTTTTTAAATATTAAAGTGGTTGGTTTACAAAGTGGAAGTATGTTTACCGATGCCGAAGTAAAATCAGCTTCAAAAGTCGCATTAATTGGTCAAACCGTAGTAGACAATGTTTTTCCTAATGGCGAAGATCCAGTTGGTAAAATGATTCGTTTTAATAACATTCCGTTTAAAGTCATTGGCGTTTTAGAAGAAAAAGGGGAGAATACTTTCGGACAAGATCAAGACGATATAGTAGTTGCGCCATTTACAACGGTACAAAAACGTATTTTGGCTATCGACTATTTAAATCAAATAATGGCTTCTGCTATTAGTGAAGACGATGCTCCTGCCGCCGTTGAGCAAGTAACCGAACTTTTAAGAACACAACATAAATTATTAGATAGCGAAGACGATGATTTTACTGTACGATCTATGGAAGAACTTATTTCAACCTTTAGTTCTACTAGCGAAATGTTAACCATCTTACTTGTGGCAGTAGCAGGTATTTCACTACTTATTGGAGGTATTGGAATTATGAATATTATGTATGTATCGGTAAAAGAACGAACCAAAGAAATTGGCTTACGAATGGCGGTTGGTGGTAAAGGATCGGATATTTTAATGCAATTCTTAATCGAAGCTATTTTAATTAGTATAACAGGTGGTGTGTTAGGCGTCATCTTAGGTTTAGGGGCTACGGTATTTATTGAGAAATTCCTGCATTGGCCTACCAGTGTGGCTTTATATTCTATAGTAATTTCCTTTGCTGTTTGTGCCATTACAGGAATTTTCTTTGGCTGGTATCCGGCAAGAAAAGCATCAGCATTAGACCCTATTACAGCTTTACGTTACGAATAA
- a CDS encoding ABC transporter ATP-binding protein — protein sequence MKKDIIKIEDLKREFTMGTETVHALKGISFSIKEGEFVTIMGSSGSGKSTMLNILGCLDQPTSGGYEIDSLKVKNLSKNELATIRNEKIGFIFQSYNLLARTSAIENVELPLLYNSKVSHTERRERAVKALEMVGLGERLHHTPSQLSGGQQQRVAIARALVNNPVMILADEATGNLDTRTSYEIMSLFQELNKTQGITITFVTHESDIAMFSSRTIVLKDGHVIKDDENTNILSAAEELAKLPKEDH from the coding sequence ATGAAAAAAGATATCATAAAAATTGAAGATTTAAAGCGTGAGTTTACAATGGGAACAGAAACGGTTCATGCTTTAAAAGGGATTTCGTTTAGCATTAAAGAAGGAGAATTTGTTACCATCATGGGATCTAGTGGATCTGGAAAAAGTACCATGCTTAATATTTTGGGCTGTTTAGATCAGCCCACTTCTGGTGGGTACGAAATAGATAGTTTAAAAGTAAAAAACCTATCTAAAAATGAATTGGCCACGATACGTAACGAAAAAATCGGATTTATTTTTCAGTCATATAATCTATTAGCACGTACATCGGCTATAGAAAATGTAGAATTACCCTTGTTATACAATAGTAAAGTGTCTCATACCGAACGTCGTGAACGTGCTGTTAAAGCTCTAGAAATGGTGGGTTTGGGTGAACGATTACATCATACACCTTCGCAACTTTCGGGAGGACAACAACAGCGTGTGGCTATTGCCAGAGCCCTGGTAAACAACCCCGTAATGATACTTGCCGATGAGGCCACAGGAAACCTAGATACAAGAACCTCGTACGAGATTATGTCCTTGTTTCAGGAGCTAAACAAAACGCAAGGTATTACCATCACTTTTGTTACCCACGAGTCCGATATCGCCATGTTTAGTAGCAGAACCATTGTTTTAAAAGATGGCCATGTTATAAAAGATGATGAGAATACAAACATATTATCGGCAGCAGAAGAATTAGCCAAATTACCTAAAGAAGACCATTAA
- a CDS encoding efflux RND transporter periplasmic adaptor subunit has product MKTKRNIIISSIAVLVLAAVGYSFISKKDTNRIIAQTIAVKSGNVTTMVTATGTIEPITQVEVGTQVSGVVEKIYVDYNSVVKEGQLIAELDKTNLRAETTQAQAAYDNAVTQRNYMKTIFDRQNTLYSKQVISKSDYDDAVYNYETAKSTAIQRLSDLQKSKTNLGYANIYSPIDGVVLSKDIDEGQTVAASLSTPTLFTIAKDLREMQVEADVDEADIGEVKEGQRVTFTVDAYIGETFEGVVTQVRLAPTITSNVVTYTVVIKADNPDFKLKPGLTATISIYTLELNDVLTTEAKAINFKPTPSVMEAYDAQQDIVMVHPEDDDHTGPGPEGMDIDESKSLVWVMQKNGMISPRQVTLGASDGVNVQILSGIKAGEKIVYSLKAETPTKMPEGQQGPGDSPFMPKPPGKK; this is encoded by the coding sequence ATGAAAACTAAAAGAAATATTATAATAAGCAGTATTGCCGTATTAGTCCTTGCTGCTGTGGGATATAGTTTTATCTCAAAAAAAGATACAAACCGTATAATCGCTCAAACCATTGCTGTTAAATCGGGTAATGTTACCACTATGGTTACTGCAACCGGAACTATAGAACCTATTACACAGGTAGAAGTAGGGACTCAGGTTTCTGGAGTTGTAGAAAAAATTTATGTGGATTATAACAGCGTAGTTAAAGAAGGGCAGCTTATCGCCGAATTAGATAAAACCAATTTGAGAGCAGAAACAACGCAAGCTCAAGCAGCTTACGACAATGCCGTAACGCAGCGCAATTACATGAAAACTATTTTCGACAGACAAAACACCTTGTATTCTAAACAAGTGATTAGTAAATCTGATTACGACGATGCGGTTTACAATTACGAAACTGCTAAAAGTACCGCTATACAACGCTTATCTGATCTTCAAAAGTCTAAAACCAACTTAGGATACGCCAATATTTATTCACCAATAGATGGTGTTGTGTTATCCAAAGATATAGATGAAGGTCAAACGGTAGCGGCTAGTTTAAGTACACCAACATTATTTACTATCGCTAAAGATTTAAGAGAAATGCAAGTTGAAGCCGATGTAGATGAGGCCGATATAGGAGAAGTGAAAGAAGGACAACGTGTAACATTTACAGTAGATGCTTATATAGGTGAAACCTTTGAAGGTGTTGTTACCCAAGTGCGTTTAGCCCCTACAATTACTTCTAATGTAGTAACCTATACCGTAGTTATAAAAGCCGATAATCCAGATTTTAAACTTAAACCGGGTTTAACTGCTACTATTTCAATTTATACTTTAGAATTGAATGATGTATTAACAACCGAAGCAAAGGCTATTAATTTTAAACCTACACCATCTGTTATGGAGGCTTACGATGCACAACAAGATATCGTTATGGTGCACCCAGAAGATGATGACCACACAGGGCCTGGGCCAGAAGGTATGGATATAGATGAATCCAAAAGCCTAGTTTGGGTGATGCAAAAGAATGGCATGATATCACCAAGACAAGTTACTTTAGGAGCTAGCGATGGTGTAAATGTTCAGATACTAAGTGGTATTAAAGCTGGCGAAAAAATCGTGTATAGCTTAAAAGCTGAAACCCCAACTAAAATGCCGGAAGGACAGCAAGGCCCTGGAGATAGTCCATTTATGCCTAAACCACCAGGAAAGAAATAA
- a CDS encoding TolC family protein yields the protein MKIISQLYCFFFVIIAAAQTTDSIPKPEIWSLDDCINYAIANNITVKDADLSKEISEVDYDRAKSQKLPNLFGSLSQNFSNGNSIDPITSEYVTDQIYSSNIGVSSSMTLYQGGQLNNQVKQNKLIVDQSEFLVEEAKNSIIVSILENYLQILYAKEDITIAENNLEASEKEVLRAKARLDAGSIALNDYTEAQSQAATNKYSVIAAKNNYQQYIIALKQLLELDPLDNIEVEDISDNMDLINLEMDKMTIYYKALNILPEMDASDLNIAINEKELDIAKGGYLPTLSLVGSVGSGYTSIADIDFAEQLNINFNQKVGVSLTIPIFNRNETKNAVKTAKINIERAQIQKQTTEKEIYKKVETAYQNALSAQEQLIAAEASQEAALQSYTLAKTKYELGELSTTDLIINQNTYTAAQQNYIQAKYLNILYHQLLQFYQGNDIKL from the coding sequence ATGAAAATTATTTCTCAACTCTATTGCTTTTTCTTTGTTATAATCGCTGCGGCACAAACCACAGATTCTATACCTAAACCTGAAATTTGGTCTTTAGACGATTGTATCAATTACGCAATTGCTAATAATATTACGGTTAAAGATGCCGATTTAAGTAAAGAAATTTCTGAGGTCGATTACGACCGAGCAAAATCACAAAAATTGCCAAATTTGTTTGGTAGTTTATCTCAAAATTTTTCTAATGGGAACTCTATCGACCCTATTACGAGCGAGTATGTTACCGACCAGATTTACTCCTCAAATATTGGAGTTAGTTCGTCTATGACTTTATATCAAGGAGGACAATTAAATAATCAGGTAAAACAAAATAAACTCATTGTAGACCAAAGTGAATTTTTAGTTGAAGAAGCTAAAAACAGTATTATAGTAAGCATTTTAGAAAATTATCTTCAAATTTTATATGCCAAAGAAGACATTACTATTGCAGAAAATAATTTAGAAGCTTCAGAAAAAGAAGTCCTTCGCGCTAAGGCTAGACTAGATGCAGGAAGTATTGCGCTTAACGATTATACAGAAGCTCAGTCGCAAGCAGCTACCAATAAATACAGTGTTATTGCAGCAAAAAACAACTATCAGCAATACATTATTGCTTTAAAACAATTGTTAGAATTAGATCCTTTAGACAACATAGAGGTTGAAGACATTTCCGATAATATGGACCTCATTAATCTTGAAATGGATAAAATGACCATCTATTATAAAGCTTTAAATATTCTTCCAGAAATGGATGCTAGCGATTTAAATATTGCCATTAATGAAAAGGAATTAGATATAGCCAAAGGCGGATATTTACCAACATTATCGTTGGTAGGAAGTGTAGGTTCTGGATATACCAGTATTGCAGATATCGATTTTGCAGAGCAATTAAACATCAACTTCAATCAAAAAGTAGGGGTGAGTCTTACCATTCCCATTTTTAATAGAAATGAAACTAAAAATGCAGTAAAAACAGCCAAAATTAATATTGAACGGGCTCAAATTCAGAAGCAAACTACAGAAAAAGAAATCTATAAAAAAGTAGAAACGGCATATCAAAATGCACTTTCTGCGCAAGAACAACTTATAGCCGCAGAAGCTTCACAAGAAGCGGCCTTACAATCGTACACTTTGGCTAAAACCAAATACGAGTTGGGTGAATTAAGTACTACCGATTTAATCATCAATCAGAATACGTATACCGCTGCACAACAAAATTATATTCAAGCCAAATACTTAAACATTTTATACCACCAATTACTTCAATTTTATCAAGGAAACGACATTAAATTATAA
- a CDS encoding zinc-binding alcohol dehydrogenase family protein — translation MKAIGFKQSLPITAAESFIAFETIKPNPTGHDLLVKIAAISVNPVDFKVRQSAAKEAPLETPKIIGWDAVGTVEAVGESTSKFKVGDQVYYAGDITRPGSNAEYQLIDERIVGKKPKSLSNAEAAAMPLTSLTAYETLFDRIKINPETDKGKTVLILAGAGGVGSIAIQLAKKLGNLTVIATASREDSIQWCKDLGADFVVNHHHLKADLEKIGHPEVDYILDFVDLEGYWDLAAELIKPQGHIVSITGSNTPLNLNVLKNKSVTFSWEFMYTRSMFTTEDMDKQHQILNQLADLLDAGTIKPTLTTTLQGFTVENLKEAHRLQESGKSIGKTVIEF, via the coding sequence ATGAAAGCTATCGGATTTAAACAATCATTACCCATTACAGCAGCGGAAAGTTTTATCGCTTTCGAAACAATAAAACCAAATCCAACCGGACACGATTTGTTAGTAAAAATTGCAGCTATTTCTGTTAACCCTGTCGATTTTAAAGTGCGTCAAAGTGCCGCTAAAGAAGCACCTCTTGAAACTCCAAAAATTATTGGTTGGGATGCCGTGGGCACAGTAGAAGCGGTAGGTGAAAGCACTTCTAAATTTAAAGTGGGTGACCAAGTGTACTATGCCGGCGATATTACCAGACCAGGAAGTAATGCCGAATACCAATTAATAGACGAACGTATTGTTGGTAAAAAGCCTAAAAGCTTAAGCAATGCCGAGGCCGCAGCCATGCCTCTAACAAGTTTAACCGCTTACGAAACCTTGTTTGATAGAATAAAAATTAATCCCGAAACCGATAAAGGTAAAACGGTTTTAATTCTTGCCGGAGCGGGAGGTGTAGGGTCTATAGCAATTCAACTGGCTAAAAAATTAGGAAATTTAACAGTCATTGCGACGGCATCGCGAGAAGATTCTATACAATGGTGTAAAGATTTAGGAGCAGATTTTGTGGTGAATCATCATCATTTGAAAGCTGACTTAGAAAAAATTGGTCACCCGGAGGTGGATTATATTTTAGATTTTGTCGATTTAGAAGGCTATTGGGATCTTGCAGCAGAACTTATAAAACCACAGGGCCATATTGTTTCTATAACGGGAAGTAATACCCCTTTAAATTTAAATGTCCTTAAAAACAAAAGTGTCACTTTTTCTTGGGAATTTATGTACACACGTTCTATGTTTACTACCGAGGATATGGACAAACAACATCAGATTTTAAATCAGTTGGCCGATTTATTAGATGCAGGTACCATTAAACCAACGCTAACAACCACGTTACAAGGTTTTACAGTAGAAAATCTTAAAGAAGCGCATCGCTTACAAGAATCTGGTAAAAGTATAGGAAAAACTGTGATTGAGTTTTAA
- a CDS encoding putative quinol monooxygenase, with amino-acid sequence MTSNQLTIVTRIVTKEEHLEFVKTELLKLIPFAKTEQGCIAYYLHQDISEPKIFMLYEKWGNPELWQLHMKSNYMVNFMKLTEGTLEEFEAREMISII; translated from the coding sequence ATGACCTCTAATCAATTAACAATCGTTACACGTATAGTTACAAAAGAAGAACATCTAGAATTCGTAAAAACAGAACTATTAAAGTTAATACCGTTTGCAAAAACAGAACAAGGTTGTATTGCCTATTATTTACATCAAGATATTTCTGAACCTAAAATTTTCATGTTATACGAAAAATGGGGAAATCCAGAATTATGGCAACTTCATATGAAAAGTAATTATATGGTTAATTTTATGAAATTAACTGAAGGTACTTTAGAAGAATTTGAAGCCCGAGAAATGATAAGTATTATTTAA